One Brassica napus cultivar Da-Ae chromosome A5, Da-Ae, whole genome shotgun sequence DNA window includes the following coding sequences:
- the LOC125608739 gene encoding tobamovirus multiplication protein 2A-like: MACRGCLECLLKLLNFLLAVAGLGMIGYGIYLFVEYQRATDNNSLNFTGDDQSYVSYGRPMLMSLALSSNVFDNLPKAWFIYLFIGIGVALFVISCCGCVGTCSRNVCCLSCYSLLLILLILAELGAAAFIFFDNSWRDEIPSDRTGNFDTIYNFLRENWNIVRWVALGAVVFEALLFLLALMVRAANTPAEYDSDDEFITPPRQIRQPFINRQPAPVTGVPVAPTLDQRPSRSDPWSARMREKYGLDTSEFTYNPSESHRFQQMPTQPNEEKSRCTIM; encoded by the exons ATGGCATGTAGAGGTTGTTTGGAGTGTTTGCTAAAGTTACTCAACTTTCTTCTGGCGGTTGCTGGACTTGGCATGATTGGTTATGGTATCTACTTGTTTGTCGAGTACCAGAGAGCAACCGATAACAACTCTCTTAACTTCACCGGCGACGACCAAAGCTACGTCTCTTACGGGAGACCCATGCTTATGTCTCTCGCTCTCTCTTCCAATGTCTTTGACAACCTCCCCAAAGCTTG GTTCATCTACTTGTTCATTGGTATCGGCGTGGCCCTGTTTGTTATTTCATGCTGTGGCTGTGTTGGTACTTGTTCCAGGAACGTCTGCTGCTTATCTTGT TACTCTCTGCTTCTCATCTTGTTGATCTTGGCGGAGCTTGGAGCTGCTGCGTTTATCTTCTTCGACAACAGCTGGAGAGAT GAAATTCCTTCTGACAGGACTGGAAACTTCGATACTATCTATAACTTCCTCAGAGAAAACTGGAACATTGTGAGATGGGTAGCTCTAGGAGCCGTTGTTTTCGAG GCTTTGCTTTTCTTGCTTGCCCTTATGGTTAGGGCAGCTAATACACCAGCGGAGTATGACAGTGATGACGAGTTTATTACTCCACCAAGGCAGATCAGGCAGCCATTCATCAACCGCCAACCTGCCCCTGTTACTGGTGTCCCAGTCGCTCCTACTTTAGACCAACGCCCGAGCCGCAGTGACCCTTGGAGTGCACGTATGAGGGAGAAG TATGGGCTTGACACATCTGAGTTCACATACAATCCCTCAGAGTCGCACCGGTTCCAGCAAATGCCAACGCaaccaaatgaagaaaagagTCGATGCACCATCATGTGA